One genomic window of Leptotrichia trevisanii DSM 22070 includes the following:
- a CDS encoding 5-formyltetrahydrofolate cyclo-ligase, translating to MKNRKTDLQTEKDKIRKEILKKRNNLSYEEVEKKSSLIIKNLEKFIKNAENVMIFMDMKNEVRITKLMELYPEKNFFISKITDSKNREMKINKYNENELILHKFGYYESSSNDFYDEKILDIVIVPAIAFDFGKNRIGFGGGYYDTFLKKVREKNKKVLFIGVCYNFQIIKNVPIEEHDIVLDLVVNENQIIR from the coding sequence ATGAAAAATCGAAAAACGGATTTACAGACAGAAAAAGATAAAATTAGAAAAGAGATTTTGAAAAAAAGGAATAATTTATCCTATGAAGAAGTTGAGAAAAAAAGCAGTCTGATTATTAAAAATTTGGAAAAATTTATAAAAAATGCTGAAAATGTAATGATTTTTATGGATATGAAAAATGAAGTAAGAATTACAAAATTAATGGAACTTTATCCTGAGAAAAATTTTTTTATTTCTAAAATTACAGATAGCAAAAATCGGGAAATGAAAATTAATAAATACAATGAAAATGAACTTATTTTACACAAATTTGGGTATTACGAATCATCTTCCAATGATTTTTATGATGAAAAAATTTTAGATATTGTAATTGTTCCAGCAATTGCTTTTGATTTTGGGAAAAATAGGATTGGATTTGGTGGGGGATATTATGATACGTTTTTGAAAAAAGTTCGAGAAAAAAATAAAAAAGTTTTATTTATTGGTGTGTGCTATAATTTTCAGATTATCAAGAACGTTCCAATAGAAGAGCACGATATAGTTTTGGATCTTGTTGTAAATGAAAATCAGATTATTAGATAG
- the holA gene encoding DNA polymerase III subunit delta encodes MIYFIGGKKQREFKYFELLEKIRKENVGISESFFDVDLKENEKFLEKININSIFSNQELVVLKRAEKLKNIEEILKYIANLEIVNKEIIIDYDREDGKFGVKLKKLLDELSKNKQMEVFLFQKETEEEIRDYVVNELNINARDVAMLLEMIGNNPFKVRNEVAKIKIFLDGKKFDIEKIKNIVSIEKDYQIYEMTRNILINNPTDVMRYLEQKKEYMGILYSLYNELETMYKISSLKMKGRKFSKNYNTFKMEFEEIKEIFKSNNRIPNSYAIFKKFELEQNYTNVNLKKLVFRCWEIEKDIKTGKIEMETGVETLIMEICSFFRRK; translated from the coding sequence ATGATTTATTTTATTGGAGGAAAAAAGCAGAGGGAATTTAAGTATTTTGAACTTTTGGAGAAAATTCGGAAGGAAAATGTTGGAATTAGTGAAAGTTTTTTTGATGTGGATTTAAAGGAAAATGAAAAATTTTTGGAGAAAATAAATATTAATTCAATATTTTCAAATCAGGAACTGGTTGTACTAAAAAGAGCGGAAAAGCTCAAAAATATTGAGGAAATTTTGAAATACATAGCAAACCTTGAAATTGTGAATAAGGAAATTATTATTGATTATGACAGGGAAGACGGTAAATTTGGAGTAAAATTAAAAAAGTTACTGGATGAACTTAGTAAAAATAAGCAAATGGAAGTTTTTTTATTTCAGAAGGAAACGGAAGAGGAAATTCGGGATTATGTTGTAAATGAACTGAATATAAATGCAAGAGATGTGGCAATGCTTCTAGAAATGATAGGGAACAATCCATTCAAAGTCAGAAATGAAGTTGCAAAAATTAAGATTTTTCTGGATGGAAAAAAGTTTGATATTGAAAAAATTAAAAATATCGTGTCTATTGAAAAAGATTATCAAATTTATGAAATGACACGAAACATATTAATAAACAATCCAACGGATGTAATGAGATATTTGGAGCAAAAAAAGGAATATATGGGAATTTTGTATTCCCTTTACAATGAGCTTGAAACAATGTACAAAATAAGTTCATTAAAAATGAAAGGGAGAAAATTCAGCAAAAATTACAACACTTTTAAAATGGAATTTGAAGAAATAAAGGAAATTTTCAAATCCAATAACAGAATTCCAAATTCTTATGCAATTTTCAAAAAATTTGAATTGGAGCAAAACTATACAAACGTCAATTTAAAAAAATTAGTTTTTAGATGCTGGGAAATCGAAAAGGATATAAAAACAGGGAAAATTGAGATGGAAACTGGAGTTGAAACATTAATAATGGAAATTTGTTCATTTTTTAGGAGAAAATAA
- the cobU gene encoding bifunctional adenosylcobinamide kinase/adenosylcobinamide-phosphate guanylyltransferase codes for MALIFVTGGAKSGKSKFSEELILKLNNGKQENVYLATSLVFDEEMKEKVRLHKERRQNNWITVETYKNFENNLNKYFLKVENEIKNNMLVDCLTNMITNIIFEEKDVDWNNFDKKSYVQIVEKLNKNVENSVNELLNVANQFENIVIVSNELGMGLVPNYPLGRYFREIAGKMNQVVADRADEVYFVVSGIPMKIK; via the coding sequence ATGGCGTTAATTTTTGTTACTGGTGGTGCGAAAAGTGGAAAAAGTAAATTTTCGGAAGAACTGATTTTGAAATTGAATAATGGGAAGCAGGAGAATGTGTATTTGGCAACATCGCTTGTGTTTGATGAGGAAATGAAGGAAAAGGTTAGGTTACATAAGGAAAGACGGCAAAATAACTGGATTACAGTGGAAACTTACAAAAATTTTGAAAATAATTTAAATAAATATTTTCTTAAAGTAGAAAATGAAATTAAGAATAATATGCTTGTAGACTGCCTTACAAATATGATTACTAATATAATTTTTGAAGAAAAAGATGTTGATTGGAATAATTTTGACAAAAAATCATATGTTCAAATCGTGGAAAAGTTGAATAAAAATGTGGAAAACTCAGTGAATGAATTGTTAAATGTGGCAAATCAATTTGAAAATATCGTAATTGTATCAAATGAGCTTGGAATGGGACTTGTACCAAATTATCCGCTGGGGCGGTATTTTCGTGAAATTGCGGGAAAAATGAATCAGGTTGTGGCAGACAGAGCTGATGAAGTGTATTTTGTTGTGTCTGGAATTCCAATGAAAATTAAGTAA